The proteins below come from a single Homalodisca vitripennis isolate AUS2020 unplaced genomic scaffold, UT_GWSS_2.1 ScUCBcl_1261;HRSCAF=4660, whole genome shotgun sequence genomic window:
- the LOC124371340 gene encoding uncharacterized protein LOC124371340: protein MEKMRVNTQELKVYNEILPKMYALHSMRISATPFLCPLKSFLVLEDLRENGYKMADRLQQLDFVHCHRFLESLARFHALSVLAQQRHPELFEEFRLHPFFPKDDPEGSKLTMQEQTITIMNRHVDTVEKLEDCERFVGMIRKISIRFWDKMVEITTPGDGLLVLNHGDTWTNNIMFKYNDTGDVVDVKLVDFQLSHLNSFALDIILFWFSSANEVVRDHHREELFEVYRQTLNTTLSELQCSEALSKEDFDLEMKAKAPFAIQVMQGLLGVAMADPQCVQDVTTPETNDALMYCFTQNFKSKYYREVLPRILAQIEDFGAFQ, encoded by the coding sequence ATGGAAAAAATGAGAGTAAACACACAGGAGCTTAAAGTGTACAATGAAATTCTTCCGAAGATGTATGCCTTACATAGCATGAGGATATCAGCAACACCGTTCCTTTGCCCTTTGAAGAGTTTTCTAGTCCTGGAAGATCTTCGGGAAAATGGATATAAGATGGCAGACAGGTTGCAACAGCTGGACTTTGTTCATTGCCATCGTTTCCTCGAGAGTCTAGCGAGATTTCATGCCTTGTCGGTGTTAGCACAGCAGAGACACCCCGAGCTGTTTGAGGAGTTCAGGCTGCACCCATTCTTCCCAAAAGATGACCCTGAGGGTTCAAAACTAACAATGCAGGAGCAAACAATAACTATAATGAACAGACATGTTGATACCGTCGAGAAACTGGAAGATTGTGAGCGCTTTGTTGGAATGATTCGTAAAATTTCCATTCGTTTCTGGGATAAAATGGTCGAGATCACGACACCTGGAGATGGACTATTAGTCCTGAACCACGGTGATACCTGGACCAACAATATCATGTTCAAGTACAACGACACTGGCGATGTTGTAGATGTCAAATTGGTTGATTTCCAACTGAGCCATTTGAACTCGTTTGCGTTGGACATTATTTTATTCTGGTTTAGCAGCGCCAACGAGGTCGTTCGAGATCACCACCGAGAAGAGCTTTTTGAAGTTTACCGACAAACTTTGAACACGACTCTGTCTGAGCTACAGTGTAGTGAGGCTCTTTCAAAAGAAGACTTTGATCTTGAGATGAAAGCCAAGGCTCCGTTTGCGATTCAGGTCATGCAAGGCCTGCTAGGAGTAGCAATGGCAGATCCGCAATGTGTACAGGATGTCACAACACCGGAGACTAACGACGCCCTTATGTACTGTTTTACACAGAATTTTAAGAGCAAATATTATCGAGAGGTATTGCCTAGAATTTTAGCACAGATTGAAGACTTTGGTGCATTTCAatag